The following proteins come from a genomic window of Prionailurus viverrinus isolate Anna chromosome D1, UM_Priviv_1.0, whole genome shotgun sequence:
- the LOC125147181 gene encoding olfactory receptor 10W1, producing MTWGNHSMLMEFVFLAYPSPPELRVLFFLGVSLVYILIIGGNVFIVVAIHTEARLHTAMYYFLGSLSGIELCYTAVVVPHILTNILQSEKTITLLGCATQMIFFIGLGSADCFLLAAMAYDRYVAICSPLQYPLTVTLTLCVHLVVASVVIGLFLSIQLVAFIFSLPFCRAQTIEHFFCDVPPVMHLVCTNSHIHERAVLVAATLAIAMPFFFIATSYAFIVAAVLKIHSAAGRHRAFSTCSSHLSVVLLQYGCCAFMYLRPNSSYYPKQDQFISLVYTLGTPLLNPLIYTLRNREMKETLGRVLARNCLSQNN from the coding sequence ATGACCTGGGGAAATCACTCAATGTTGATGGAATTTGTGTTCTTGGCCTATCCGTCTCCCCCAGAGCTCCGGGTCTTGTTTTTCCTTGGAGTCAGCCTGGTTTATATCTTGATCATCGGTGGGAATGTCTTCATTGTGGTGGCCATCCATACAGAAGCACGCCTGCACACAGCCATGTACTACTTCCTGGGCAGCCTCTCGGGAATAGAACTATGCTACACTGCTGTGGTGGTGCCCCACATCCTGACCAACATCCTCCAGTCAGAGAAGACCATCACCCTCCTGGGCTGTGCCACTCAGATGATCTTCTTCATTGGGCTTGGTAGCGCTGACTGCTTCCTCTTGGCTGCCATGGCCTATGATCGGTATGTTGCTATTTGCTCCCCCTTGCAGTACCCGCTCACTGTGACTTTAACTCTCTGTGTCCACTTGGTCGTGGCCTCTGTGGTCATTGGCTTGTTCCTGTCCATACAACTGGTGGCCTTCATCTTCTCGCTGCCATTCTGCCGGGCGCAGACTATCGAGCACTTCTTTTGCGATGTGCCACCGGTGATGCATCTTGTTTGCACCAACAGCCACATCCATGAGCGGGCAGTGCTGGTGGCGGCCACATTGGCCATTGCCATGCCTTTCTTCTTCATCGCCACCTCCTACGCCTTCATTGTGGCTGCTGTGCTCAAGATCCACTCGGCAGCTGGCCGCCACCGggccttctccacctgctcctcccacctctccGTGGTCCTGCTGCAGTATGGCTGTTGTGCCTTCATGTACCTGCGCCCCAACTCCAGCTACTACCCCAAGCAAGATCAGTTCATTTCACTGGTGTACACATTGGGAACCCCACTGCTCAACCCACTTATCTACACCCTGAGGAACCGTGAAATGAAGGAGACCCTGGGGAGAGTTCTTGCCAGGAATTGCCTCTCCCAGAACAACTAG